A region of Microscilla marina ATCC 23134 DNA encodes the following proteins:
- a CDS encoding transporter suffix domain-containing protein, giving the protein MKKITTYFKDNFSPQKQKKFAITLILFSLVPLILGIVTFASAMSPQYKTLLGSGLFLIGDIVYYVGIALLGKTFYEKYQRFFRRSYWARKYKMLVS; this is encoded by the coding sequence ATGAAAAAAATCACTACATACTTTAAAGATAATTTCTCTCCCCAAAAACAAAAAAAGTTTGCAATTACCCTTATTTTATTTTCTTTAGTGCCATTAATATTAGGCATCGTTACCTTTGCAAGTGCTATGTCTCCACAATACAAAACGTTATTAGGGTCAGGGTTATTCCTTATAGGGGATATAGTGTATTATGTAGGCATTGCTTTGTTAGGCAAAACCTTTTATGAAAAGTACCAACGCTTTTTCCGACGCAGTTATTGGGCGCGTAAGTATAAGATGTTAGTGTCTTAA
- a CDS encoding purine-nucleoside phosphorylase — protein MTIENMREAVRFIQAKTSVQPEVGIILGTGLSGLANEIEIIDIIEYEDIPYFPVSTVESHKGRLILGKLGNKPVVAMQGRFHYYEGYNMQQITFPVRVMKLLGISHLFVSNAAGGLNTTFDLANLMIITDHISLLPTNPLTGSNLAELGIRFPDMLDAYHPDLIAKAEAIAQEHNIEGVQKGVYVSVPGPNLETPAEYKYLSIIGADAVGMSTIPEVIVARHMDLPVFAVSVITDLCYEGKLKKATLEDILVVAGKAEPKLTKLMKQMVERL, from the coding sequence ATGACAATTGAAAACATGCGTGAAGCCGTTCGCTTTATTCAGGCTAAAACATCAGTGCAACCTGAAGTAGGCATTATACTAGGCACTGGCTTAAGTGGGCTTGCCAATGAAATAGAAATAATAGATATTATAGAGTATGAAGATATTCCTTACTTTCCAGTATCGACCGTAGAATCACACAAAGGCAGGTTAATTCTAGGAAAACTAGGAAACAAGCCAGTAGTAGCAATGCAAGGACGTTTTCATTATTATGAAGGCTATAACATGCAGCAAATCACCTTTCCGGTAAGAGTGATGAAACTATTAGGCATCAGTCATTTATTTGTTTCTAATGCCGCTGGAGGACTCAATACAACGTTTGATCTTGCTAATCTAATGATTATTACTGATCATATTAGCCTGCTACCAACAAATCCACTCACTGGTTCTAACCTCGCCGAGCTAGGCATACGCTTTCCCGATATGTTGGATGCTTATCACCCTGACTTGATAGCTAAAGCTGAAGCCATCGCTCAAGAGCATAATATAGAAGGGGTACAAAAAGGCGTATATGTAAGTGTGCCAGGTCCTAATCTTGAAACTCCCGCCGAATACAAATATTTGAGTATTATAGGAGCTGATGCTGTAGGAATGTCTACTATTCCTGAAGTGATTGTAGCCCGTCACATGGACTTGCCCGTGTTTGCTGTTTCGGTGATTACAGATTTGTGCTATGAAGGTAAACTAAAAAAGGCAACTCTGGAAGATATATTGGTAGTAGCAGGCAAAGCAGAACCTAAACTCACTAAATTGATGAAACAAATGGTGGAAAGGTTATAG
- a CDS encoding AsmA-like C-terminal region-containing protein, translating into MRKFFRRFFIFILILSAVAALVAIGAALFYTPSQKAKVEKEVKERLTRSLKTNIKTGEVNFDFTTNFPALTLTIHQVQIEGKPHRRIFANIDKLQFTLDFNEYINGRYTFKTMEIDGGQINFLVNNNGEDNYSFFDLAAQMSDSTVKFSVERIKLKNLKIAYQNVAQKEAYNFTVQNIASTVVAQPQFFDLDLSGKLTTLNFQANGYNYLKQEEVTLGNSKISFNRNKGRIDLHPLQITLRKSDFELKGYYDIKKRQADFINLEIAGTNKDLKALTVFMPAKVHNKLLDYKTKGNVDFKGSIKGNWSAKAFPHVEIDFGCRNIAIQSPNIEQVFQRFSFTGKFSNGRENNLNTSFLKVDRLKGSLKFERVKDLSNASIRDSLKSENLRGSFELRNFTNPYISLRLDAGLDLEAFTEFYPLDIFKKAEGLFGLKLYMEGLLDDLTKEKEADDVRITGAMELKNVNFTLSNNPLQFKDFSGDFEFNNNTTTIQSFAGQVGKSDFAINGLLKNLMPYLLLHNTETSTARIEGNLVARKFDVAELLQKASLGTSSENKVNPQAYTLHVPSDIAFNLKCKVDSIQFRPFVAHKFTCDLAMNDKVLKTSNIHLNVAGGTMNVLGIFNAQKDNFFTFDGRMQFNKVRANQLMAAFSNFSQNFIQSSNINGLLTADVEAGLVFNKHMEVNLPNVVADIDAKVTNGTLINFAPVKQPFNYINLRVDNLPFTEMRQVLQIRNETVFMPEVTIQSTVSPLSIIGSYTVDKGFNYKVKIPLANYQQRNIRIDPNSSVLIDKRKGSAIYYVTIKGGLNDLRGNYTKVPDKTNLEQNWSKEKRYFINLFNRTSLSGRALKIDTINQVYFDN; encoded by the coding sequence ATGCGCAAGTTTTTCCGACGGTTTTTTATTTTCATATTAATATTGTCAGCCGTAGCTGCTTTGGTAGCTATAGGTGCGGCCTTGTTTTATACTCCCTCACAAAAAGCCAAGGTTGAAAAAGAAGTAAAGGAAAGGCTTACTCGAAGCTTGAAAACTAACATAAAAACCGGAGAAGTAAATTTTGATTTCACTACCAATTTTCCGGCACTCACCCTTACTATCCATCAGGTACAAATAGAAGGCAAACCCCACCGCCGCATATTTGCCAATATAGATAAGCTTCAGTTTACACTTGATTTTAATGAGTATATCAATGGACGGTATACCTTTAAAACCATGGAGATAGACGGTGGACAAATCAATTTTTTGGTAAATAACAATGGAGAAGATAATTATAGTTTTTTTGACCTTGCCGCACAAATGAGCGATAGTACAGTAAAGTTTAGTGTAGAGCGTATTAAGCTCAAAAACTTAAAAATTGCTTACCAAAACGTTGCCCAAAAAGAAGCTTATAACTTTACAGTACAAAACATAGCAAGCACAGTAGTAGCTCAACCCCAGTTTTTTGATTTAGATTTAAGCGGCAAGCTTACTACACTTAATTTTCAGGCCAACGGGTACAATTACCTTAAGCAAGAAGAGGTAACTTTGGGAAATAGTAAAATTTCTTTTAATCGAAACAAAGGGCGCATAGATTTACATCCCCTTCAGATAACTTTACGCAAGAGTGACTTTGAGCTAAAAGGTTATTATGATATTAAAAAACGTCAAGCGGACTTTATAAACCTTGAAATTGCTGGCACCAACAAAGACCTCAAGGCGCTTACTGTGTTTATGCCTGCCAAAGTACACAATAAACTCTTAGATTATAAAACAAAAGGCAATGTAGACTTTAAAGGCTCTATCAAGGGCAATTGGTCGGCTAAAGCTTTTCCGCATGTAGAAATAGACTTTGGTTGCCGCAATATTGCCATCCAATCACCCAATATTGAGCAAGTATTTCAACGCTTTAGTTTTACGGGTAAGTTTAGCAATGGACGTGAAAATAACTTGAATACTTCATTCCTGAAAGTTGATCGTTTGAAAGGCTCCTTAAAGTTTGAGCGGGTAAAAGACTTAAGCAACGCCAGTATTCGTGATTCGCTCAAGAGTGAAAACCTTCGAGGTAGTTTTGAGCTTAGAAACTTTACCAACCCTTATATAAGCCTACGTTTAGACGCTGGGCTTGACCTGGAAGCTTTTACAGAGTTTTACCCACTAGATATATTCAAAAAGGCGGAAGGCTTATTTGGCCTGAAGTTATATATGGAAGGGTTGCTCGATGATTTGACCAAGGAAAAAGAAGCAGACGATGTGCGCATAACTGGCGCAATGGAATTGAAAAATGTAAACTTTACATTGTCAAATAACCCCTTACAATTTAAAGATTTTTCCGGGGATTTTGAGTTTAATAATAATACTACTACTATTCAAAGCTTTGCCGGACAAGTAGGCAAATCAGACTTTGCTATCAATGGTTTGTTAAAAAACCTCATGCCCTATTTATTGCTTCATAATACTGAAACCTCCACAGCACGTATAGAAGGTAACTTGGTAGCCCGCAAATTTGATGTGGCAGAATTGCTTCAAAAAGCGAGTTTGGGAACCTCCTCAGAAAATAAAGTAAACCCGCAAGCCTATACATTGCATGTGCCCAGTGACATTGCTTTTAACTTGAAATGTAAAGTAGATAGCATACAGTTTCGTCCGTTTGTGGCACATAAGTTTACTTGTGACTTAGCAATGAACGATAAAGTACTCAAAACCAGTAACATTCACCTGAATGTAGCAGGAGGAACAATGAATGTATTGGGAATTTTTAATGCGCAAAAAGATAATTTCTTCACTTTTGATGGCAGGATGCAGTTCAATAAAGTACGGGCAAACCAGCTCATGGCAGCTTTTAGCAACTTTTCTCAAAACTTCATCCAATCATCAAATATCAATGGTTTGCTCACTGCCGACGTAGAGGCAGGCCTAGTGTTTAATAAGCACATGGAAGTAAACTTGCCCAACGTAGTGGCAGATATAGACGCAAAAGTAACCAATGGAACGCTGATAAATTTTGCTCCCGTAAAACAGCCCTTCAATTATATTAATCTAAGAGTAGATAACTTACCTTTTACTGAGATGCGTCAAGTGTTGCAGATAAGAAACGAAACGGTGTTTATGCCAGAAGTGACAATACAAAGTACGGTATCTCCTCTTTCTATTATTGGCAGCTATACAGTAGACAAAGGCTTTAATTATAAAGTAAAAATACCCTTGGCTAACTACCAACAACGAAACATTCGCATAGACCCTAACTCTAGTGTATTGATTGACAAAAGAAAAGGGTCTGCCATTTATTATGTGACTATTAAAGGTGGGTTGAACGACTTGCGGGGAAACTATACCAAAGTACCTGATAAAACCAACCTGGAGCAAAACTGGAGCAAGGAAAAACGTTATTTTATCAACTTATTTAACCGTACTTCTTTGAGCGGACGAGCACTTAAAATTGATACAATTAACCAAGTATATTTTGATAATTAA
- a CDS encoding TonB-dependent receptor codes for MLQKDMRTLSIIILHVLLSIHFLFAQKTTKTECKGMLSGVVIDAQSKTPLAGVTIYLKGTNKGVITDAKGRFQIPDLCKGEHICICRMIGYEQTEFVIHHYHNHAHHDKKLALKHDNHLLEEILVEGKKIETATQAKSSLSGDALDKSSGKNLGESLKSLTGVNTLQTGHSISKPVIHGVHSNRVLVLNNGIRQEGQQWGAEHAPEIDPFVATQLSVVKGAAGVRYGADAIGGVVIVEPPRLRQRPGIGGALNLVGVSNGRQGIMSGMLEGQVIEGLSWRLQGTYKQSGNVHTPDYHLSNTGLREVNFSGAVGYTKERFGIEIFHSRFDTELGIFEAAHTGNRADLKRAISSPQPLVIKDFSYDIIQPKQRVSHHLLKAKAFWLLDKVGKIEIQYGLQSNARAEFDHSRRGKSTAALSLNLNTHTLDLVFNHNAVGHWKGSLGLTGMYQTNVFTGQMFIPNFNTTTAGAFVIERYVRENFEFEAGIRYDQRSLTTYIRPTSNDPVENKTLNFNNFSGTLGVIFRFNDYLSLRSNLGTAWRPPAVNELYSAGLHHGSASFELGNANLQTEQSYKWINTLTYEKNGLNIELSGYYNQIQNYIYLAPSAPWSTLTIRGEFPIYQYLQTNAVIMGIDAALEYDITSSLTFRSKASVVRGRDRSFDNPLILMPADNITNTLTYQLPKVGKLKKVFFSLSGRHVAEQRLLPQNREPFEGDTPSQNIGEDQLTYEELINAPAGYSVWGFQTGFTLPFHRQSLKISLSIDNMLNAAYRDYLNRFRFFADDLGRSFTLRLKYTF; via the coding sequence ATGTTGCAAAAAGATATGCGCACTTTATCAATTATTATATTACACGTTTTACTCTCAATTCATTTTTTATTTGCTCAAAAAACTACTAAAACTGAATGCAAGGGAATGCTTTCGGGAGTAGTGATTGATGCGCAGAGTAAAACACCTTTGGCAGGGGTAACCATTTATCTCAAGGGTACCAACAAAGGGGTAATCACTGATGCAAAAGGCAGGTTTCAGATTCCCGACCTTTGCAAGGGTGAACATATTTGTATTTGCCGAATGATTGGCTATGAACAAACCGAGTTTGTGATTCATCACTACCACAACCACGCTCATCACGATAAAAAACTTGCCCTTAAACATGACAACCATTTATTGGAAGAAATTTTAGTAGAAGGTAAAAAAATAGAAACTGCTACTCAAGCCAAGAGCTCGCTATCAGGCGATGCATTGGACAAGTCAAGTGGTAAAAATTTAGGTGAGTCATTAAAAAGCTTGACTGGAGTAAATACATTGCAAACTGGTCATTCTATTTCCAAACCTGTGATCCACGGAGTACATAGCAATCGAGTACTCGTTTTAAACAATGGTATTCGGCAAGAAGGGCAACAATGGGGGGCAGAGCATGCCCCAGAGATTGATCCGTTTGTAGCTACGCAATTATCTGTTGTAAAAGGAGCTGCAGGAGTACGTTATGGCGCTGATGCCATAGGCGGAGTGGTGATTGTAGAGCCTCCACGCTTGCGTCAACGCCCAGGCATAGGTGGTGCGCTCAATTTAGTAGGGGTGTCTAACGGTCGTCAGGGTATTATGTCAGGTATGCTAGAGGGGCAAGTAATAGAAGGACTCAGTTGGCGTTTACAAGGTACCTACAAACAGTCAGGAAATGTACATACCCCAGACTATCACTTGTCCAATACTGGTTTACGGGAAGTTAACTTTTCGGGGGCAGTCGGGTACACCAAAGAACGCTTCGGCATAGAAATATTTCATAGCAGGTTTGATACTGAACTGGGTATATTTGAGGCGGCACATACCGGAAACCGCGCCGATTTAAAGCGGGCCATCAGTAGCCCCCAACCATTGGTAATCAAAGACTTTAGTTATGACATTATCCAGCCTAAACAACGAGTAAGCCATCACCTACTAAAAGCCAAAGCCTTTTGGTTGTTAGACAAGGTAGGGAAAATCGAAATACAGTATGGTTTGCAGTCTAATGCAAGGGCAGAGTTCGATCACTCACGCCGGGGCAAAAGCACTGCTGCTTTGTCGCTCAACTTAAACACACACACACTAGATCTTGTGTTTAACCACAACGCTGTGGGGCACTGGAAGGGGAGTCTTGGGCTTACTGGCATGTACCAAACCAATGTCTTTACCGGGCAAATGTTTATCCCTAACTTTAATACTACTACAGCAGGCGCTTTTGTAATTGAGCGTTATGTTCGGGAAAACTTTGAGTTTGAAGCAGGCATTCGCTATGACCAACGCTCTCTTACCACTTATATTCGTCCTACCTCCAACGATCCGGTAGAAAACAAAACATTGAACTTTAATAATTTTTCGGGTACTTTGGGGGTTATTTTTAGATTTAACGATTATCTAAGCCTTCGTTCGAACTTGGGAACAGCCTGGCGCCCACCTGCGGTCAATGAGCTGTACAGTGCTGGTTTGCACCATGGTTCAGCAAGCTTTGAGTTAGGAAATGCCAACTTACAAACCGAACAGTCCTACAAGTGGATCAACACATTGACCTATGAAAAAAACGGGCTGAATATAGAACTAAGTGGATATTATAATCAAATTCAAAATTATATCTATTTAGCTCCCAGCGCGCCTTGGTCTACATTGACCATTCGAGGGGAGTTTCCTATATATCAATATTTGCAAACCAACGCTGTAATTATGGGCATAGATGCGGCACTGGAGTATGACATTACTTCTTCGCTTACTTTTCGTTCTAAGGCGTCAGTGGTGCGTGGACGAGACCGTAGCTTTGACAATCCTTTGATTTTGATGCCAGCTGATAATATTACCAATACATTGACTTATCAACTTCCCAAAGTGGGTAAACTCAAGAAAGTATTTTTTAGCCTGAGTGGTCGTCATGTGGCAGAACAACGTTTGTTGCCCCAAAACCGCGAACCTTTTGAAGGTGACACACCAAGCCAGAACATAGGAGAGGATCAATTGACTTACGAAGAGTTGATCAATGCACCAGCTGGCTATTCTGTTTGGGGTTTTCAAACTGGTTTTACCTTACCTTTTCATCGTCAAAGCCTGAAAATAAGCTTAAGTATAGATAATATGCTGAATGCGGCTTACCGTGACTATTTAAACCGCTTTAGGTTTTTTGCCGATGACTTGGGGCGTAGTTTTACCCTTAGGTTAAAGTATACATTTTAG
- a CDS encoding PleD family two-component system response regulator, producing MEPRILIIGRNLSVINILIDELEKFGRNVMGATDKPDIERLIQHHNPDLVVLGAGLSDKERDEMLVFLISVKANIKVQLIEKKEKSSPYDMVEFTNRKTVEWKVEQKLGKLIQK from the coding sequence ATGGAACCACGTATTTTGATTATTGGCAGAAACCTATCAGTGATTAATATATTGATAGATGAGCTCGAAAAATTTGGGCGGAATGTAATGGGGGCTACTGATAAGCCTGACATTGAGCGACTGATACAACACCATAACCCAGATTTGGTAGTGCTGGGGGCAGGCTTGTCTGATAAAGAACGTGACGAAATGTTGGTATTTCTTATCTCAGTAAAAGCGAACATCAAAGTACAGCTTATAGAGAAAAAAGAAAAGAGTAGCCCTTACGATATGGTGGAGTTTACCAACCGCAAGACTGTAGAGTGGAAGGTAGAACAAAAACTAGGGAAACTTATACAGAAATAA
- a CDS encoding KTSC domain-containing protein gives MARIKRIHSESSMITSTGYHPHTETLELVFCHGGIYEYYQVTNDIYQELVSAPSVGEYFNTHIRLKYPYRKVRD, from the coding sequence ATGGCAAGAATAAAACGCATACATAGTGAGTCAAGTATGATTACCTCTACTGGGTACCACCCACATACCGAAACCCTAGAGCTGGTGTTTTGTCATGGAGGAATTTATGAATACTATCAAGTCACCAACGATATTTATCAAGAACTGGTCAGTGCACCTTCAGTGGGAGAATATTTTAATACCCATATCAGACTCAAGTACCCCTACAGAAAGGTCAGAGATTAA
- a CDS encoding DUF6939 family protein: protein MIIVKHKSTPQASFDKRYPEYKIIDVTSKAPTPFVKLSPFYPIGDIPVPLSEGHFAQSVEGIWQGLKVFETASIDLKKLEVTTMKGLKRTVRKFGNVKGHQAGVNNHNLLPYIIARKQIYLPAYRWVLDHKVSDVLQLIKNEAEQHPIILLDYETNGDVENASKPLSHAYLVKYYLENNFPV, encoded by the coding sequence ATGATCATTGTCAAACATAAAAGTACCCCACAAGCAAGCTTTGATAAACGTTACCCTGAGTATAAAATCATAGATGTAACCTCTAAAGCACCAACGCCTTTTGTAAAACTGAGCCCATTTTACCCTATTGGAGATATTCCAGTACCTTTATCAGAAGGGCACTTTGCCCAGTCGGTAGAGGGAATATGGCAAGGGCTAAAAGTGTTTGAAACCGCAAGTATAGATTTAAAAAAACTGGAAGTAACTACTATGAAAGGGCTTAAGCGCACGGTACGCAAGTTTGGCAATGTAAAGGGGCATCAGGCAGGGGTAAACAATCATAACTTATTGCCCTATATAATAGCACGCAAACAGATATACTTGCCTGCCTACCGTTGGGTGCTTGATCATAAGGTAAGTGATGTACTACAACTGATCAAAAACGAAGCTGAGCAACACCCTATTATCTTACTTGATTATGAAACCAATGGAGATGTGGAGAATGCATCTAAACCGTTGTCGCACGCTTATTTGGTGAAATATTATTTGGAAAACAATTTTCCAGTTTAA
- a CDS encoding acyl-CoA thioesterase, with the protein MYKHEVKMRVRYAETDQMGYVYYGNYATYFEVARVEALRKLGFRYKNLEEQGILMPVRELTTRYIQPAKYDDLITVKVSVKEMPDVKIIFDYEVYNEEGQKLNTAQTTLVFVDEKTGKLTRCPRPLVILFETYFG; encoded by the coding sequence ATGTATAAACACGAGGTAAAAATGAGGGTACGGTATGCCGAAACCGATCAGATGGGCTATGTGTATTACGGGAACTATGCTACTTATTTTGAAGTAGCACGGGTAGAAGCATTACGCAAACTGGGATTTAGGTATAAAAACCTGGAAGAACAAGGTATTTTGATGCCAGTACGGGAGCTTACCACCCGCTACATTCAACCTGCCAAATATGACGATCTCATTACTGTAAAGGTAAGTGTAAAAGAGATGCCAGATGTCAAAATTATTTTTGACTATGAGGTATACAACGAAGAAGGACAAAAACTCAATACTGCGCAAACTACTTTGGTGTTTGTAGACGAAAAAACTGGTAAACTGACGCGTTGTCCCCGCCCTTTGGTTATATTGTTTGAAACTTACTTTGGCTAA
- the sucC gene encoding ADP-forming succinate--CoA ligase subunit beta, which produces MNIHEYQGKSILRKYGVATPAGHVIENLSQAKDIIKKVQSESGSEKVVVKAQIHAGGRGKGGGVKLADNLEQALEYADNILGMQLVTPQTGDEGKKVHKLLVEENVYYPGEEEPKEFYMGILLDRNTSKIVIMASTEGGMDIEEVAEKTPEKIVKEWIDPRVGLQAFQARKVAFALGLKGKSLKEGVKFIYALYKAYTDSDATMVEINPMLKTSDSRILAADCKIDLDDNALYRHADLAEMRDVTEEDPFEVEAKESDLNYVKLDGNVGCMVNGAGLAMATMDIIKLSGGEPANFLDVGGGANPKTVEAGFRIILKDPNVKAILINIFGGIVRCDRVAKGVVEAYKNIGDIPVPIIVRLQGTNAEEGAKIIDESGLKVTSAIVLKDAADKVKEVMA; this is translated from the coding sequence ATGAATATTCACGAGTATCAAGGCAAGAGTATCTTGCGCAAATATGGTGTAGCCACTCCGGCGGGTCACGTGATCGAGAACCTGAGCCAGGCGAAAGATATTATCAAGAAAGTTCAGTCTGAAAGTGGCTCAGAAAAAGTAGTGGTGAAAGCTCAAATTCACGCAGGTGGCCGTGGAAAAGGTGGAGGAGTAAAGCTTGCTGACAACCTAGAGCAAGCATTGGAGTACGCCGACAATATTTTGGGAATGCAACTGGTGACTCCACAAACTGGCGACGAAGGCAAAAAAGTACACAAATTGTTGGTAGAGGAGAATGTGTATTACCCAGGCGAAGAAGAGCCAAAAGAGTTTTACATGGGCATATTGCTTGACCGTAACACCAGCAAAATAGTTATTATGGCTAGTACAGAGGGTGGAATGGACATCGAAGAAGTGGCCGAGAAAACTCCTGAAAAAATTGTCAAAGAATGGATAGATCCTCGTGTAGGATTGCAGGCATTTCAGGCGCGCAAAGTAGCCTTTGCCTTAGGTCTGAAAGGGAAGTCATTGAAAGAAGGGGTAAAGTTCATTTACGCACTTTATAAAGCATACACAGACAGTGATGCTACTATGGTAGAAATCAACCCAATGTTGAAAACTTCTGATAGTCGTATTTTGGCGGCTGACTGTAAGATTGACTTAGACGACAACGCTTTGTACCGTCATGCTGATCTGGCAGAAATGCGCGATGTTACTGAAGAAGATCCTTTTGAAGTAGAAGCCAAAGAGTCTGACCTAAACTATGTAAAATTAGACGGTAATGTAGGCTGTATGGTAAACGGCGCTGGCTTGGCAATGGCTACTATGGATATTATTAAGCTGTCGGGTGGTGAGCCTGCCAACTTTTTAGATGTAGGAGGTGGAGCCAACCCTAAAACTGTAGAAGCGGGCTTCCGCATCATCTTGAAAGACCCTAACGTAAAAGCCATTCTTATCAATATTTTTGGTGGTATTGTACGTTGCGACCGAGTAGCAAAAGGAGTAGTAGAGGCTTACAAAAACATTGGAGACATTCCAGTACCTATCATTGTTCGTTTGCAAGGAACCAACGCGGAAGAAGGAGCTAAAATCATTGACGAATCTGGTTTGAAGGTGACCTCTGCCATTGTGTTGAAAGACGCTGCTGATAAAGTAAAAGAAGTAATGGCTTAA
- a CDS encoding NADAR family protein — MDNLIKFYSIGAPYGEFSNFAPYPIKLKGKVWATTEHYFQAQKFVGTPHETKIRKAASPMKAAELGRTRKVRIRDNWDHIKDNVMMEAVKAKFTQHADLQTLLLDTGGATLIEHTENDAYWGDGGDGKGKNRLGKILMKVREELKDK; from the coding sequence ATGGATAACCTTATCAAATTTTACAGCATAGGGGCGCCTTATGGCGAATTTTCTAATTTTGCTCCCTATCCTATCAAACTCAAGGGCAAAGTGTGGGCTACTACTGAACACTATTTTCAAGCACAAAAATTTGTGGGAACTCCCCACGAAACCAAGATAAGAAAAGCTGCCAGTCCCATGAAAGCAGCAGAGTTGGGACGTACCCGTAAAGTAAGGATTCGTGACAACTGGGATCACATCAAAGACAATGTGATGATGGAGGCAGTGAAGGCTAAATTTACCCAACATGCCGACTTACAAACTTTGTTATTGGATACAGGAGGTGCAACCCTGATAGAACATACTGAAAATGATGCTTATTGGGGCGATGGTGGGGACGGGAAAGGTAAAAACCGCTTGGGTAAAATATTGATGAAAGTAAGAGAGGAACTAAAAGACAAATAA
- a CDS encoding aldehyde dehydrogenase → MSTEAKNSTRKTTAKKTTRGTTKKSTAKSGWDAKALTDKQRAYFAQGNTKSYDFRLERLRKLQEVIEAHEEAIIEALQKDFKKSPFETYATEIGFVLGEIAHARSNLASWMGAKKVGGSLLNFPSGSYIYSEPYGICLILGAWNYPLQLTFGPLVGALAAGNCAIVKPSELAANTSAVMAKMISENFDEAHIKVVEGGKEVAEKLLAEKLDYIFFTGSVRVGKIVMQAAAQHLTPVTLELGGKSPCVIDKTANLDLAAKRIAWGKFLNGGQTCVAPDYLLVHKAVKPRFMQLFKEHIKAMYGDDPQQSPDYPRIINQGHYKRLVGYLKEGRILTGGDTNDKERYIAPTVLDQLNWDDQVMQEEIFGPILPILEFETIEEVAQQIAHHPKPLALYLFSEDADHQKYITENVSFGGGCINDTVAHLVNTNMPFGGVGDSGIGSYHGRSSFQTFSHQKSVMKKATWLDVPLRYAPYKGKMKWLKMAFRWT, encoded by the coding sequence ATGAGCACCGAAGCCAAAAATTCAACTCGTAAAACAACTGCCAAAAAAACTACCAGAGGTACTACTAAAAAAAGCACTGCCAAAAGTGGGTGGGATGCCAAAGCTTTGACCGATAAACAACGTGCTTATTTTGCTCAGGGCAATACCAAAAGCTACGACTTCAGGCTGGAGCGTTTACGCAAATTACAAGAAGTAATAGAAGCGCATGAAGAAGCCATTATTGAGGCATTACAAAAAGATTTTAAAAAGTCGCCTTTTGAGACCTATGCTACTGAGATTGGTTTTGTGTTGGGAGAAATAGCGCACGCCCGAAGCAACCTGGCATCGTGGATGGGCGCTAAAAAAGTAGGTGGTTCGTTGCTTAATTTCCCCTCTGGGAGCTACATTTATTCAGAGCCTTATGGTATTTGTTTGATTTTGGGCGCCTGGAACTATCCCTTACAGCTTACTTTTGGTCCTTTGGTAGGCGCCTTGGCAGCAGGCAATTGTGCTATAGTAAAACCATCGGAACTTGCCGCTAACACCTCGGCAGTGATGGCAAAAATGATCAGCGAAAACTTTGACGAAGCCCATATCAAGGTAGTAGAGGGGGGCAAAGAGGTAGCCGAAAAGTTACTTGCCGAAAAACTTGATTATATATTTTTTACCGGAAGTGTAAGGGTAGGCAAAATAGTAATGCAAGCTGCTGCCCAACACCTTACTCCAGTCACTTTAGAGTTAGGGGGTAAAAGCCCTTGCGTGATAGACAAAACCGCCAACCTTGACCTTGCCGCCAAGCGCATTGCCTGGGGTAAGTTTTTGAACGGTGGGCAAACTTGTGTAGCTCCCGATTACTTGTTGGTACACAAAGCAGTAAAGCCTCGCTTTATGCAGTTGTTTAAAGAACACATCAAGGCAATGTATGGGGATGATCCTCAACAAAGCCCTGATTACCCACGCATTATCAATCAAGGTCATTACAAACGTTTGGTGGGTTACCTGAAGGAGGGCAGAATATTGACAGGAGGCGACACCAATGACAAAGAACGATATATAGCCCCTACTGTGCTGGATCAACTCAACTGGGATGACCAAGTAATGCAAGAAGAAATATTTGGTCCTATACTGCCCATATTAGAGTTTGAAACCATTGAAGAAGTTGCCCAACAAATCGCACACCATCCTAAGCCTTTGGCTTTGTACTTGTTTTCGGAAGATGCTGATCATCAAAAATATATTACCGAAAATGTAAGTTTTGGTGGAGGGTGTATCAACGATACAGTGGCGCACTTGGTCAATACCAACATGCCTTTTGGCGGGGTGGGCGACAGTGGCATAGGAAGCTACCACGGCAGGTCGAGTTTTCAGACGTTTTCGCACCAAAAAAGTGTGATGAAGAAAGCCACCTGGCTGGATGTACCTTTGCGGTATGCTCCTTATAAAGGCAAAATGAAATGGCTTAAGATGGCTTTCCGCTGGACTTAA